The proteins below come from a single Vanacampus margaritifer isolate UIUO_Vmar chromosome 10, RoL_Vmar_1.0, whole genome shotgun sequence genomic window:
- the sh3tc2 gene encoding SH3 domain and tetratricopeptide repeat-containing protein 2 isoform X1 produces MALIPGSCRFLGQMASCCCRPLLNSSCCGALIKMCLSSFTDISPAELDALWREPAYTLGGSHQHFSGNYIMTEGAGEDEDGPPVELGEGEPESENYWKRKEAFLKGSRVTQGEKCSSEIMLFFTGRRRSSEDPDRALQEALRTRLRVVESNSKDVIQLFKDLSARLVSVHAEKDSFVLTFKTVEELWKFSTYLALGYVARCLENFLCDQSFWLEPKLLRDLEINVKVDEDHLATLYLELLLQEGSFFAKALCTRSDEDDEDQLSIKKNDLLVVKDTGQEDMWEGTLLSTGHHGLLPVTATQPLPYPFYQWFLRNYPGYAGCSPTEKETFEHPLVTGSCVAVVDYSPVVQDELQLSQGDIVEIQGLLVRGLGVFIGKHTSTGRTGFVNKAHVKPLDIMCLDRHLLFLTEEERTTLAQTSPFSSESCDSNLMERLFSSDISSVYRLDRLDESDFMYIRNRSKRDHKVPASTRQSVMSERSGGTPSYHSSPRPSLSHSSPRVSLYQSHNPLAQEGERLSFTLDDTFRELSEFQEDLPLFLDENIWEGEESEVSDPTLILLNHDHFQEDFLPLYDLQYSFLWVTFNGKDENELSGQLESLREYAKRMGMHWAHRRACFLLGRLCARKLKLSQARVYYEEALSVDVDSFSDTPLFAALLTNLTAVYLKQRMTDKLPLTLEKASAMMLCLPKHTYTSSDEIELLKLLLRRSMVTGDKHLEARVCYLISSLFLLLRKPDDALPFVERLQFLSSTLSANDGLPIAPLDLNWLLSLLYHRKYMPYLVLASLSLDSRQDHSLHDAFQRIERFIRNSARLNPFWKEGTSLLPAQIVVYLLQALAIAEKEGDLKTQRDLCLGLASVYQQYGALDKAVCCAQRAVETGGFINEEEGFEASVLLGWLLVLTGQAEKAQSVLQPLLVSLQGSDSSTQRGVIHNLLALCLRQQGCIAEAGWQLHSALEISRESGNQRNQALALANLGCLALDTGASTLAEHFLLRSLQLFQELWESPTDEEHVQTFLWLGRSYKDRGKSHDIRACYEMGLLIALNARNLPSQLVVAKVLSRLYSDLMLYGQSIVYYEHCASVARELKDKRLEGEYLEILSSLYLSLNTERSSRKSLDYTKQSLRISIDLGKKEEESETWLQVGRIYYLIKEDELADMYLQAAVKTALRMNDPHFSMSIYEEVGDVYFKGHRNRMASVPFYRDGGLPFSRSIRDTHSEFRLLSKLTELLMDQGEQEEALQYATLAVEIANKTGARLNERTAYHRLATIYYRLQHFEMAENYYLKSLSLCPPVMQHPMEARYYTRVYCRLGNLTLHKLKDSFDALGYFHLALAAALEDGANPEALYVVYMKLAEIHGNHMLDAQLCQLYKDTAHSLKKVLSGAEESAMNEEIGKGTSESGDSDPFPRIYQMQVDTHRDTEIRNEADIPSPDTNNHYVDVPAFFASKSYSESILTESFDTAREHMSDSCSSSDTVQTSPIQINGNDLTSSNISLHPEKEVLMDPHADQKDPTQRGSSGDQLSS; encoded by the exons GTGCAGGTGAGGATGAGGATGGGCCCCCAGTGGAGTTAGGTGAAGGAGAGCCAGAGTCAGAAAACTACTGGAAGAGGAAAGAGGCCTTTCTTAAAGGAAGTCGGGTGACACAGGGAGAGAAATGCTCCTCAG AAATTATGCTCTTTTTCACTGGACGTCGACGCTCCAGTGAGGACCCTGACCGGGCTCTCCAGGAGGCCCTGCGCACCCGGCTGCGTGTAGTGGAGAGCAACAGCAAAGACGTCATCCAGTTATTTAAG GACCTGTCTGCACGTCTCGTGTCTGTCCATGCAGAGAAGGACAGCTTTGTCCTCACATTTAAAACTGTAGAGGAACTCTGGAAGTTTTCAACTTATCTGGCATTAG GTTACGTGGCACGGTGCTTGGAGAACTTCCTGTGTGATCAATCCTTCTGGCTGGAGCCAAAATTGCTCAGAGACTTGGAGATTAATGTAAAAGTGGATGAGGATCATCTGGCCACCCTCTACCTAGAGCTTTTACTCCAGGAAG GATCTTTCTTTGCTAAGGCACTGTGCACAAGAAGTGACGAGGATGACGAAGATCAGCTGTCTATCAAAAAGAATGACCTTCTGGTGGTGAAGGACACAGGACAGGAGGACATGTGGGAGGGTACGCTGCTCTCCACTGGTCACCATGGCCTACTGCCTGTTACCGCCACTCAGCCGCTTCCCTACCCTTTCTACCA ATGGTTCCTGAGGAATTACCCGGGCTATGCAGGCTGTTCGCCAACAGAAAAGGAAACTTTTGAACATCCTCTTG TGACGGGTTCGTGTGTAGCGGTGGTCGACTACAGTCCAGTGGTTCAAGATGAGCTCCAACTCAGTCAAGGGGACATTGTAGAGATTCAAGGTCTACTTGTTCGAGGGCTTGGCGTCTTCATAGGAAAACACACCTCCACTGGTCGTACTGGATTTGTCAACAAGGCCCACGTCAAGCCTCTGGACATCATGTGCCT AGACAGACATTTGCTTTTTCTGACCGAGGAGGAGCGAACCACGCTGGCCCAGACGAGCCCGTTCAGCTCTGAGTCATGTGATAGCAACCTCATGGAAAGGCTCTTCTCATCTGACATCAGCTCTGTGTACCGGCTAG ACAGGCTAGATGAGTCTGACTTCATGTACATCAGGAATCGCTCCAAACGTG ATCACAAGGTCCCTGCAAGCACTCGTCAGAGTGTCATGTCGGAGAGAAGCGGCGGAACGCCCTCGTACCACTCCTCCCCCCGCCCATCGCTATCGCACTCATCACCTCGTGTGTCACTCTATCAGTCCCACAATCCTCTGGCACAGGAAGGAGAGCGCCTCTCCTTCACGTTAGATGACACGTTCAGAGAACTCAGTGAATTCCAGGAGGACCTGCCTCTCTTCTTGGATGAAAACATTTGGGAGGGAGAAGAGTCAGAAGTCAGTGACCCAACGTTGATCCTGCTAAACCATGACCACTTCCAG GAAGACTTCTTGCCCCTGTATGACCTCCAGTATTCCTTCCTGTGGGTGACTTTCAATGGGAAGGACGAGAATGAACTCTCAGGTCAGCTGGAGAGTTTAAGGGAGTATGCAAAAAGAATGGGCATGCATTGGGCACATAGACGAGCATGCTTCCTCCTGGGAAGACTCTGTGCCAGGAAGCTCAAGCTATCGCAG GCTCGCGTGTACTACGAGGAAGCTCTGAGTGTTGATGTGGACAGTTTCAGTGACACGCCACTTTTCGCCGCTCTCCTCACCAACCTGACAGCCGTCTACCTGAAGCAGCGTATGACAGACAAGCTGCCCCTCACCCTGGAAAAGGCCAGCGCCATGATGCTCTGTCTTCCCAAACATACTTACACATCCTCAGATGAAATTGAGCTGCTGAAGCTGCTTCTGAGGAGATCGATGGTAACGGGGGATAAACATCTGGAGGCCCGTGTGTGTTACCTCATCTCCAGCCTCTTCCTGCTTCTACGGAAACCTGATGATGCTCTTCCCTTTGTTGAGCGCCTGCAGTTTCTCTCCTCGACTCTCTCAGCCAACGACGGGCTTCCTATAGCGCCACTGGACCTCAACTGGCTTTTGAGCTTGCTCTATCATCGTAAATACATGCCTTACCTGGTGCTGGCTTCTCTGAGCCTGGACTCAAGACAAGACCACTCGCTCCATGATGCCTTCCAGAGGATTGAGAGGTTTATCAGGAACTCTGCTCGCCTAAACCCATTCTGGAAGGAGGGAACCTCCTTGCTCCCTGCCCAGATTGTGGTTTACCTCTTGCAAGCGCTGGCTATCGCTGAGAAAGAGGGGGACTTAAAGACACAGAGGGACCTATGTCTGGGCTTGGCCTCAGTTTACCAGCAGTATGGTGCACTTGATAAGGCTGTATGTTGTGCTCAACGAGCAGTGGAGACAGGCGGCTTCATCAATGAAGAGGAAGGCTTTGAGGCCTCTGTGCTGCTTGGCTGGTTGCTGGTTTTAACAGGCCAGGCTGAGAAGGCTCAGAGTGTCCTACAACCACTGCTTGTATCACttcag GGATCAGATAGCTCCACTCAAAGAGGTGTCATCCACAATCTCCTGGCTTTGTGTCTGAGGCAGCAGGGCTGCATAGCAGAAGCAGGCTGGCAACTCCACTCGGCCTTGGAGATATCTCGGGAAAGTGGAAACCAGAGGAATCAGGCCCTGGCGCTGGCCAACCTGGGCTGCCTGGCACTGGATACCGGAGCGTCTACATTGGCAGAGCATTTCTTGCTCAG ATCCCTGCAACTTTTTCAGGAACTCTGGGAGAGCCCCACAGACGAGGAGCATGTTCAGACCTTCCTTTGGCTCGGGAGGAGCTACAAAGACAGGGGCAAGAGTCACGACATCAGAGCCTGTTATGAAATGGGACTTCTGATTGCACTGAATGCTAGAAACTTGCCCA GTCAGTTAGTGGTGGCCAAGGTGCTGAGTCGGCTGTATTCCGACCTCATGCTTTACGGTCAAAGCATCGTCTATTATGAACACTGTGCGTCAGTAGCCAGAGAGCTGAAAGATAAGAGACTTGAAGGAGAGTACCTTGAAATCTTAAGCAGCCTCTACCTCTCACTAAATACTGAAAG ATCATCTCGTAAATCTTTGGATTACACCAAGCAAAGCCTGAGGATTTCCATTGATTTGGGCAAGAAAGAAGAAGAGTCTGAGACCTGGTTGCAGGTGGGAAGGATCTATTACCTCATCAAGGAGGATGAGCTGGCTGACATGTACCTGCAG GCAGCGGTGAAGACAGCCCTGAGAATGAACGACCCTCATTTTTCAATGAGCATCTATGAAGAAGTGGGTGACGTTTACTTTAAAGGACACAGGAACAGGATGGCCTCCGTACCTTTCTACAGG GATGGCGGTTTACCATTTTCCCGAAGTATCAGAGACACTCATTCAGAGTTCCGCTTGTTGAGTAAACTAACAGAGCTTTTAATGGACCAGGGGGAACAAGAAGAAGCTCTGCAATACGCTACACTTGCTGTTGAAATTGCAAACAAAACAG GTGCGCGTTTGAATGAGAGAACAGCCTACCACCGCCTGGCAACAATTTACTACAGACTTCAGCACTTTGAGATGGCCGAGAACTACTATCTCAAGTCCCTGTCTCTCTGTCCGCCCGTCATGCAGCACCCCATGGAGGCTCGCTACTACACTCGGGTCTACTGCAGGCTGGGAAATCTCACTTTGCACAAGCTCAAG GATTCTTTTGATGCGTTGGGTTATTTCCACCTGGCTCTGGCAGCCGCCCTGGAGGATGGAGCTAACCCCGAAGCTCTGTACGTAGTGTATATGAAGTTGGCGGAGATCCATGGCAACCACATGCTTGACGCTCAGCTATGCCAGCTGTACAAAGACACAGCCCATAGCCTGAAGAAAGTTCTGTCAGGAGCAGAGGAATCCGCTATGAATGAGGAAATTGGAAAGGGTACAAGTGAAAGCGGTGACAGTGACCCATTCCCAAGAATTTATCAGATGCAAGTGGATACCCACAGAGACACTGAAATTCGCAATGAAGCTGACATTCCTTCTCCTGACACCAACAATCATTATGTTGACGTCCCAGCATTTTTTGCCAGTAAGTCTTACAGTGAGAGTATTTTGACTGAATCCTTTGACACAGCCAGAGAGCACATGTCAGACTCCTGCAGCTCGTCAGACACTGTGCAAACTTCCCCGATACAGATAAATGGGAATGATTTGACCTCAAGTAACATCAGTCTCCATCCCGAGAAGGAAGTGCTCATGGATCCACATGCTGATCAGAAAGATCCCACTCAAAGAGGCAGCAGTGGAGATCAACTTTCATCCTGA
- the sh3tc2 gene encoding SH3 domain and tetratricopeptide repeat-containing protein 2 isoform X5, translating to MALIPGSCRFLGQMASCCCRPLLNSSCCGALIKMCLSSFTDISPAELDALWREPAYTLGGSHQHFSGNYIMTEGAGEDEDGPPVELGEGEPESENYWKRKEAFLKGSRVTQGEKCSSEIMLFFTGRRRSSEDPDRALQEALRTRLRVVESNSKDVIQLFKDLSARLVSVHAEKDSFVLTFKTVEELWKFSTYLALGYVARCLENFLCDQSFWLEPKLLRDLEINVKVDEDHLATLYLELLLQEGSFFAKALCTRSDEDDEDQLSIKKNDLLVVKDTGQEDMWEGTLLSTGHHGLLPVTATQPLPYPFYQWFLRNYPGYAGCSPTEKETFEHPLVTGSCVAVVDYSPVVQDELQLSQGDIVEIQGLLVRGLGVFIGKHTSTGRTGFVNKAHVKPLDIMCLDRHLLFLTEEERTTLAQTSPFSSESCDSNLMERLFSSDISSVYRLDRLDESDFMYIRNRSKRDHKVPASTRQSVMSERSGGTPSYHSSPRPSLSHSSPRVSLYQSHNPLAQEGERLSFTLDDTFRELSEFQEDLPLFLDENIWEGEESEVSDPTLILLNHDHFQEDFLPLYDLQYSFLWVTFNGKDENELSGQLESLREYAKRMGMHWAHRRACFLLGRLCARKLKLSQARVYYEEALSVDVDSFSDTPLFAALLTNLTAVYLKQRMTDKLPLTLEKASAMMLCLPKHTYTSSDEIELLKLLLRRSMVTGDKHLEARVCYLISSLFLLLRKPDDALPFVERLQFLSSTLSANDGLPIAPLDLNWLLSLLYHRKYMPYLVLASLSLDSRQDHSLHDAFQRIERFIRNSARLNPFWKEGTSLLPAQIVVYLLQALAIAEKEGDLKTQRDLCLGLASVYQQYGALDKAVCCAQRAVETGGFINEEEGFEASVLLGWLLVLTGQAEKAQSVLQPLLVSLQGSDSSTQRGVIHNLLALCLRQQGCIAEAGWQLHSALEISRESGNQRNQALALANLGCLALDTGASTLAEHFLLRSLQLFQELWESPTDEEHVQTFLWLGRSYKDRGKSHDIRACYEMGLLIALNARNLPSQLVVAKVLSRLYSDLMLYGQSIVYYEHCASVARELKDKRLEGEYLEILSSLYLSLNTERSSRKSLDYTKQSLRISIDLGKKEEESETWLQVGRIYYLIKEDELADMYLQAAVKTALRMNDPHFSMSIYEEVGDVYFKGHRNRMASVPFYRDGGLPFSRSIRDTHSEFRLLSKLTELLMDQGEQEEALQYATLAVEIANKTGMSKAAKLDSTIGLQLQRSSSVIVFAGARLNERTAYHRLATIYYRLQHFEMAENYYLKSLSLCPPVMQHPMEARYYTRVYCRLGNLTLHKLKDSFDALGYFHLALAAALEDGANPEALYVVYMKLAEIHGNHMLDAQLCQLYKDTAHSLKKVLSGAEESAMNEEIGKGTSESGDSDPFPRIYQMQVDTHRDTEIRNEADIPSPDTNNHYVDVPAFFASKSYSESILTESFDTAREHMSDSCSSSDTVQTSPIQINGNDLTSSNISLHPEKEVLMDPHADQKDPTQRGSSGDQLSS from the exons GTGCAGGTGAGGATGAGGATGGGCCCCCAGTGGAGTTAGGTGAAGGAGAGCCAGAGTCAGAAAACTACTGGAAGAGGAAAGAGGCCTTTCTTAAAGGAAGTCGGGTGACACAGGGAGAGAAATGCTCCTCAG AAATTATGCTCTTTTTCACTGGACGTCGACGCTCCAGTGAGGACCCTGACCGGGCTCTCCAGGAGGCCCTGCGCACCCGGCTGCGTGTAGTGGAGAGCAACAGCAAAGACGTCATCCAGTTATTTAAG GACCTGTCTGCACGTCTCGTGTCTGTCCATGCAGAGAAGGACAGCTTTGTCCTCACATTTAAAACTGTAGAGGAACTCTGGAAGTTTTCAACTTATCTGGCATTAG GTTACGTGGCACGGTGCTTGGAGAACTTCCTGTGTGATCAATCCTTCTGGCTGGAGCCAAAATTGCTCAGAGACTTGGAGATTAATGTAAAAGTGGATGAGGATCATCTGGCCACCCTCTACCTAGAGCTTTTACTCCAGGAAG GATCTTTCTTTGCTAAGGCACTGTGCACAAGAAGTGACGAGGATGACGAAGATCAGCTGTCTATCAAAAAGAATGACCTTCTGGTGGTGAAGGACACAGGACAGGAGGACATGTGGGAGGGTACGCTGCTCTCCACTGGTCACCATGGCCTACTGCCTGTTACCGCCACTCAGCCGCTTCCCTACCCTTTCTACCA ATGGTTCCTGAGGAATTACCCGGGCTATGCAGGCTGTTCGCCAACAGAAAAGGAAACTTTTGAACATCCTCTTG TGACGGGTTCGTGTGTAGCGGTGGTCGACTACAGTCCAGTGGTTCAAGATGAGCTCCAACTCAGTCAAGGGGACATTGTAGAGATTCAAGGTCTACTTGTTCGAGGGCTTGGCGTCTTCATAGGAAAACACACCTCCACTGGTCGTACTGGATTTGTCAACAAGGCCCACGTCAAGCCTCTGGACATCATGTGCCT AGACAGACATTTGCTTTTTCTGACCGAGGAGGAGCGAACCACGCTGGCCCAGACGAGCCCGTTCAGCTCTGAGTCATGTGATAGCAACCTCATGGAAAGGCTCTTCTCATCTGACATCAGCTCTGTGTACCGGCTAG ACAGGCTAGATGAGTCTGACTTCATGTACATCAGGAATCGCTCCAAACGTG ATCACAAGGTCCCTGCAAGCACTCGTCAGAGTGTCATGTCGGAGAGAAGCGGCGGAACGCCCTCGTACCACTCCTCCCCCCGCCCATCGCTATCGCACTCATCACCTCGTGTGTCACTCTATCAGTCCCACAATCCTCTGGCACAGGAAGGAGAGCGCCTCTCCTTCACGTTAGATGACACGTTCAGAGAACTCAGTGAATTCCAGGAGGACCTGCCTCTCTTCTTGGATGAAAACATTTGGGAGGGAGAAGAGTCAGAAGTCAGTGACCCAACGTTGATCCTGCTAAACCATGACCACTTCCAG GAAGACTTCTTGCCCCTGTATGACCTCCAGTATTCCTTCCTGTGGGTGACTTTCAATGGGAAGGACGAGAATGAACTCTCAGGTCAGCTGGAGAGTTTAAGGGAGTATGCAAAAAGAATGGGCATGCATTGGGCACATAGACGAGCATGCTTCCTCCTGGGAAGACTCTGTGCCAGGAAGCTCAAGCTATCGCAG GCTCGCGTGTACTACGAGGAAGCTCTGAGTGTTGATGTGGACAGTTTCAGTGACACGCCACTTTTCGCCGCTCTCCTCACCAACCTGACAGCCGTCTACCTGAAGCAGCGTATGACAGACAAGCTGCCCCTCACCCTGGAAAAGGCCAGCGCCATGATGCTCTGTCTTCCCAAACATACTTACACATCCTCAGATGAAATTGAGCTGCTGAAGCTGCTTCTGAGGAGATCGATGGTAACGGGGGATAAACATCTGGAGGCCCGTGTGTGTTACCTCATCTCCAGCCTCTTCCTGCTTCTACGGAAACCTGATGATGCTCTTCCCTTTGTTGAGCGCCTGCAGTTTCTCTCCTCGACTCTCTCAGCCAACGACGGGCTTCCTATAGCGCCACTGGACCTCAACTGGCTTTTGAGCTTGCTCTATCATCGTAAATACATGCCTTACCTGGTGCTGGCTTCTCTGAGCCTGGACTCAAGACAAGACCACTCGCTCCATGATGCCTTCCAGAGGATTGAGAGGTTTATCAGGAACTCTGCTCGCCTAAACCCATTCTGGAAGGAGGGAACCTCCTTGCTCCCTGCCCAGATTGTGGTTTACCTCTTGCAAGCGCTGGCTATCGCTGAGAAAGAGGGGGACTTAAAGACACAGAGGGACCTATGTCTGGGCTTGGCCTCAGTTTACCAGCAGTATGGTGCACTTGATAAGGCTGTATGTTGTGCTCAACGAGCAGTGGAGACAGGCGGCTTCATCAATGAAGAGGAAGGCTTTGAGGCCTCTGTGCTGCTTGGCTGGTTGCTGGTTTTAACAGGCCAGGCTGAGAAGGCTCAGAGTGTCCTACAACCACTGCTTGTATCACttcag GGATCAGATAGCTCCACTCAAAGAGGTGTCATCCACAATCTCCTGGCTTTGTGTCTGAGGCAGCAGGGCTGCATAGCAGAAGCAGGCTGGCAACTCCACTCGGCCTTGGAGATATCTCGGGAAAGTGGAAACCAGAGGAATCAGGCCCTGGCGCTGGCCAACCTGGGCTGCCTGGCACTGGATACCGGAGCGTCTACATTGGCAGAGCATTTCTTGCTCAG ATCCCTGCAACTTTTTCAGGAACTCTGGGAGAGCCCCACAGACGAGGAGCATGTTCAGACCTTCCTTTGGCTCGGGAGGAGCTACAAAGACAGGGGCAAGAGTCACGACATCAGAGCCTGTTATGAAATGGGACTTCTGATTGCACTGAATGCTAGAAACTTGCCCA GTCAGTTAGTGGTGGCCAAGGTGCTGAGTCGGCTGTATTCCGACCTCATGCTTTACGGTCAAAGCATCGTCTATTATGAACACTGTGCGTCAGTAGCCAGAGAGCTGAAAGATAAGAGACTTGAAGGAGAGTACCTTGAAATCTTAAGCAGCCTCTACCTCTCACTAAATACTGAAAG ATCATCTCGTAAATCTTTGGATTACACCAAGCAAAGCCTGAGGATTTCCATTGATTTGGGCAAGAAAGAAGAAGAGTCTGAGACCTGGTTGCAGGTGGGAAGGATCTATTACCTCATCAAGGAGGATGAGCTGGCTGACATGTACCTGCAG GCAGCGGTGAAGACAGCCCTGAGAATGAACGACCCTCATTTTTCAATGAGCATCTATGAAGAAGTGGGTGACGTTTACTTTAAAGGACACAGGAACAGGATGGCCTCCGTACCTTTCTACAGG GATGGCGGTTTACCATTTTCCCGAAGTATCAGAGACACTCATTCAGAGTTCCGCTTGTTGAGTAAACTAACAGAGCTTTTAATGGACCAGGGGGAACAAGAAGAAGCTCTGCAATACGCTACACTTGCTGTTGAAATTGCAAACAAAACAGGTATGAGCAAGGCCGCTAAGCTCGACTCTACGATAGGTTTACAACTTCAGCGTAGCAGCTCCGTGATTGTTTTTGCAGGTGCGCGTTTGAATGAGAGAACAGCCTACCACCGCCTGGCAACAATTTACTACAGACTTCAGCACTTTGAGATGGCCGAGAACTACTATCTCAAGTCCCTGTCTCTCTGTCCGCCCGTCATGCAGCACCCCATGGAGGCTCGCTACTACACTCGGGTCTACTGCAGGCTGGGAAATCTCACTTTGCACAAGCTCAAG GATTCTTTTGATGCGTTGGGTTATTTCCACCTGGCTCTGGCAGCCGCCCTGGAGGATGGAGCTAACCCCGAAGCTCTGTACGTAGTGTATATGAAGTTGGCGGAGATCCATGGCAACCACATGCTTGACGCTCAGCTATGCCAGCTGTACAAAGACACAGCCCATAGCCTGAAGAAAGTTCTGTCAGGAGCAGAGGAATCCGCTATGAATGAGGAAATTGGAAAGGGTACAAGTGAAAGCGGTGACAGTGACCCATTCCCAAGAATTTATCAGATGCAAGTGGATACCCACAGAGACACTGAAATTCGCAATGAAGCTGACATTCCTTCTCCTGACACCAACAATCATTATGTTGACGTCCCAGCATTTTTTGCCAGTAAGTCTTACAGTGAGAGTATTTTGACTGAATCCTTTGACACAGCCAGAGAGCACATGTCAGACTCCTGCAGCTCGTCAGACACTGTGCAAACTTCCCCGATACAGATAAATGGGAATGATTTGACCTCAAGTAACATCAGTCTCCATCCCGAGAAGGAAGTGCTCATGGATCCACATGCTGATCAGAAAGATCCCACTCAAAGAGGCAGCAGTGGAGATCAACTTTCATCCTGA